TAAAGATGAAGCTATTCTAGCAGTAGATGAAATTGGAATACCGGGTACTCACAATATAGAAAATGCGCTTGCTGCTATCGCAACAGCTGCTCTTTGGGGGATGGACGCTCAAACAATTGCTGATACTTTACGAAGTTTTTCTGGCGTCAAACACCGTACGCAATATATTGGCAAAGTGGATGACGTTGCCTTTTATAATGATTCGAAGGCTACGAATATACTGGCAACGCAAAAAGCCTTAGAAGGATTTGATCCTCATAAACTTATCTTATTGTGCGGCGGGTTAGATCGAGGGAACGATTTTGATCCATTGGTCCCTTCTTTAAAGGGAATTAAAGCCGTTGTTTTATTTGGTCAAACAAAATATAAATTGGAAGATGCTGCTAAAAAAGCTGGCGTTACTAGCATATATTTTACTGAAAATGCTGAAACAGCAGTGGATACTGCATTTGAATTAGGAGAAAAAGGAGACACTGTCTTATTATCCCCTGCCAATGCGAGTTGGGATCAATATGACAACTTTGAAATTCGTGGAGATCGTTATATGGCGGCAGTGGAACAATTAAATAAAACGAAAAGGAGCAGTCAATGAGAGTATTAGTCACAGGCGGCGGCACAGGTGGTCACGTTTATCCAGCATTAGCTTTTATTAATTATGTTAAAAGTGTAGATTCGGATTCTTCATTTTTATACGTGGGGGCAAAAAGAGGAATGGAAAATAAAATTTTGCCTCAAACAGATATTCCATTTTTAACGCTGGAAGTTCAAGGGTTTAAGCGTAAACTGACTTTTGAAAACTTTAAGACCATTCAATTATTTTTAAAAAGTATTAAACAAGCTAAAAAAATAATAAGAGATTTTCAACCAGATGTAGTTCTTGGAACTGGAGGATATGTGTCTGGGGCCGTTGTTTATGCTGCTACAAAGTTAGGTGTTCCTACAATTGTTCACGAACAAAATAGCGTTCCAGGTATTACAAATAAGTTTTTAGCTCGTTATGTCGATAAAATAGGTCTTGCTTTTTCTGATGCGGCTCAATATTTTCCTGAAGATAAAACAATATTAGTAGGTAATCCACGAGCTCAAGAAGTAGCAGGCATGCAACCGACAGAAGTGTTACGTACATTTGATTTAGACCCAGGCAAAAAGACTGTCCTAATATTTGGAGGCAGTCAGGGAGCATTGAAAATTAATCAAGCTGTAGTAGCAGCTATCCCTGAGTTTGCAAAAAAAGATTATCAGGTACTTTATGCTTCAGGCGAACGTTATTATGAAGAAATTAGTGAGTCGATTGGTATGACCAAAGATGCCTTTACTAATATTAGCATCCAACCCTATATCAAAAATATGACGGAAGTAATGGTTAACTGTGATTTGTTAGTTGGACGAGCGGGTGCCACTTCTATTGCAGAATTTACTGGCTTAGGTTTACCAGCTGTATTAATTCCAAGTCCTTATGTGACAAATGACCATCAAACAAAAAATGCAAAAAGTTTAGTCAAAGAAGGAGCAGCAAAAATGCTTCACGATAATGAACTGACTGCAGAAAATTTAGTTGCTACTGTAGATGAGGTCATGGAAGATGATGCTTCTTTACAACAAATGAAAGAGCAGACGAAAAAGCAAGGAATCCCTGATGCTTCTGAACGTTTATACCAAGTTATTCAAACAATTATTTAATCACAATAAAATTAAACTTAGCAAAGGAGGCGAACACCATCAGTAAAAAGGGAATATTTAACCGTAATTCTTCAAAAAAAAGAGAAGAGGAAAATGAAGAAGAATTAACTCCTTGGCAAAAGGAGCACAATCGTTATTTAGAAAAGCAAGAAGATGATACAAAAGAAAAAGCAAATGCAAATAAGCCAACGAATTCTTCAAAAAATCCCGAAACAAAACAGGAAGAAAAATCTACGGCAAATAATAATTATAAAGAACAAAAAAAAGATAATTACATTTCTTTTACTGATCGTCTGCCTAAGCTAAAAAATCATCGTAATAAACAATTACATAAACGCTTATTTATAATCATTACGCTTTTTACCATTCCTCTTCTTTTTACCTTGTACTATATTTCGCCTTTAAATAGCTTATCTAATGTAGAAGTTGAGGGGAATCAAAATATTGATTCGCAAGAAATTGTTGCCTCCTCTGGTTTGCAAGTAAACCAAAATTTATGGAGTCAGTATTTTGACCGGGAGCAATTTACTAAAAAATTAGTTAAAGAATTTCCTCGAATGAAAAATGCTGAGATTAAATTTTCTGGCTTAAACCAATTTCAAATTGACGTGACTGAGTATCGAGAAGTTTCTTTATTGGCTAAAGACGAGAAGTATTATCCCATTTTAGAAAATGGAGAAGTTGTGAAGCAACCACAAGAAAAGGCAGACAAAAATAAAGTTATTTTAGAAGACTTTAAGTCACAAAACCAAATTATGTCGACTATTGAAAATTATTATGAGCTTCCTAAAGAAATTCAAAGCGGGGTTTCACAGATTAATTACACCCCTTCTAAAAATAATGAAGAATTGTTGACTATTTTTATGAATGATGGCAATCGAGTCATACTGAATATTTCTAATATGGATCAACAAATGCAATACTACCCACAAGTAGCAAAAGAAATGGATGATAAAGGGATCGTTGATATGGAAGTTGGTATTTTTGTGCGGCCTTATGAAGAAAATTCAACTGAAGATGAACAGGAAGA
This region of Tetragenococcus osmophilus genomic DNA includes:
- a CDS encoding cell division protein FtsQ/DivIB, with product MYYISPLNSLSNVEVEGNQNIDSQEIVASSGLQVNQNLWSQYFDREQFTKKLVKEFPRMKNAEIKFSGLNQFQIDVTEYREVSLLAKDEKYYPILENGEVVKQPQEKADKNKVILEDFKSQNQIMSTIENYYELPKEIQSGVSQINYTPSKNNEELLTIFMNDGNRVILNISNMDQQMQYYPQVAKEMDDKGIVDMEVGIFVRPYEENSTEDEQEEEETE
- the murG gene encoding undecaprenyldiphospho-muramoylpentapeptide beta-N-acetylglucosaminyltransferase — translated: MRVLVTGGGTGGHVYPALAFINYVKSVDSDSSFLYVGAKRGMENKILPQTDIPFLTLEVQGFKRKLTFENFKTIQLFLKSIKQAKKIIRDFQPDVVLGTGGYVSGAVVYAATKLGVPTIVHEQNSVPGITNKFLARYVDKIGLAFSDAAQYFPEDKTILVGNPRAQEVAGMQPTEVLRTFDLDPGKKTVLIFGGSQGALKINQAVVAAIPEFAKKDYQVLYASGERYYEEISESIGMTKDAFTNISIQPYIKNMTEVMVNCDLLVGRAGATSIAEFTGLGLPAVLIPSPYVTNDHQTKNAKSLVKEGAAKMLHDNELTAENLVATVDEVMEDDASLQQMKEQTKKQGIPDASERLYQVIQTII